The Porites lutea chromosome 4, jaPorLute2.1, whole genome shotgun sequence genome contains a region encoding:
- the LOC140932999 gene encoding uncharacterized protein has product MTLAIFLASSYGTSQNNSSNQANGSTAKSKSCKVVPQAGCCKDGKDGKDGQHGKDGRDGVNGKDGRDGRDGSGIKGEKGEPGVDKNSNGGVKGEKGYRGDKGSQGEKGSQGQKGMPGTCDTKSKSKCCLADCSIGFHFLEKVQDLPTRGAVDVEHFTIDGSLFLAFANYHGDTKKHKTSSMIYKMDNSTGRLSLYQTLQTRGAFDLEYFSIANKHFLAVANHHDGTSRLDSTVYQWNGKLFVDFQKLSTNGANHFTYFKIYGEKYLAVANYHDGSTYSTKSVIYKWSSGKFNRFQDISTEGAFGCTAFVINGDTFIAFANYYNSQHKYSVQSTVFKWSGGHFVKLQSLQTYGARDVKYFNINGHTFLAFANYYSGSKYNTDSFIYKWTGKKFVLFQSIPTRGAMAWCPFVISGQIYLGVANHHGDSLKYQTPSVVYQASGAQFIKYQEIPTHGAFGMTSFEYKGHTYLAVANYYNGKKHNINSALYKWV; this is encoded by the exons ATGACTTTGGCCATTTTCTTGGCCTCTTCCTACGGAACTTCGCAGAACAATTCTTCAAATCAG GCTAATGGATCTACAGCAAAGTCTAAAAGCTGTAAAGTTGTACCTCAAGCTGGTTGCTGTAAGGATG gCAAAGATGGAAAGGATGGACAACATG GAAAAGATGGGCGCGATGGAGTGAATG GAAAAGATGGCCGTGATGGACGCGATGGCAGTGGAATAAAG GGGGAGAAAGGAGAACCAGGAGTGGATAAAAACAGTAATGGTGGTGTTAAA GGTGAGAAAGGATATCGTGGTGACAAAGGGTCACAAGGAGAGAAGGGATCACAAGGACAAAAAGGAATGCCGGGAACGTGTGATACAAAG aGCAAATCGAAGTGCTGTTTAGCAG ATTGCTCTATTGGATTCCACTTTCTTGAGAAAGTTCAAGATCTTCCAACCCGAGGAGCAGTAGATGTGGAACATTTCACCATTGATGGAAGTTTGTTTCTTGCTTTTGCGAACTATCATGGGGACACTAAAAAACACAAGACAAGTTCCATGATCTACAAGATGGACAACTCAACTGGAAGATTGTCTTTGTACCAGACCCTGCAGACAAGAGGAGCTTTTGACCTGGAGTACTTTTCTATCGCAAACAAACATTTCCTTGCTGTCGCTAATCATCACGATGGGACTTCCCGGCTGGATTCTACAGTCTATCAATGGAATGGAAAGCTGTTTGTCGACTTTCAGAAATTGTCAACAAACGGAGCAAATCACTTCACGTACTTCAAGATATACGGGGAGAAGTACCTCGCAGTAGCCAACTACCATGACGGAAGTACCTACTCTACAAAGTCAGTTATTTACAAATGGAGCAGCGGCAAGTTTAACAGATTTCAAGACATATCAACTGAAGGTGCCTTCGGATGTACAGCGTTTGTGATAAACGGTGACACATTCATCGCTTTTGCAAACTATTACAACTCCCAACACAAGTATTCTGTTCAGTCCACTGTGTTCAAGTGGTCAGGAGGTCACTTTGTTAAACTGCAGTCTCTTCAGACTTACGGAGCGCGCGATGTGAAGTACTTCAACATCAATGGTCACACGTTTCTGGCTTTTGCCAACTACTACTCTGGAAGCAAGTACAACACCGATTCTTTCATTTACAAGTGGACTGGTAAGAAGTTCGTCCTGTTCCAGTCCATTCCTACCCGAGGAGCCATGGCATGGTGTCCATTTGTGATCAGCGGTCAAATCTACCTTGGTGTGGCTAATCACCATGGTGATAGTCTGAAGTACCAAACTCCGTCAGTTGTGTACCAGGCCTCTGGAGCGCAGTTCATCAAATACCAAGAGATTCCAACCCACGGGGCTTTTGGTATGACGTCATTTGAGTACAAAGGTCATACTTACCTTGCAGTGGCAAACTACTACAATGGCAAAAAGCACAACATAAACAGCGCCCTGTACAAGTGGGTATAG